Proteins from a genomic interval of Oryctolagus cuniculus chromosome 8, mOryCun1.1, whole genome shotgun sequence:
- the SCOC gene encoding short coiled-coil protein isoform X7 — translation MGENSCKWEDARRLGKHSSRIWHPRPRSLLSKMMNADMDDLSARVDAVKEENLKLKSENQVLGQYIENLMSASSVFQTTDTKSKRK, via the exons atgggggagaacAGCTGTAAGTGGGAAGATGCTAGAAGACTTGGAA AACATTCATCAAGGATTTGGCATCCACGGCCCAGAAGTTTGTTATCCAAGATGATGAATGCTGACATGGATG aTCTCTCTGCAAGAGTAGATGCAGTTAAGGAAGAAAATCTGAAGCTTAAATCAGAAAACCAAGTTCTTGGACAGTATATAGAAAACCTCATGTCAGCTTCCAGTGTTTTTCAAACAACTGACACGAAAAGCAAAAGGAAGTAG
- the SCOC gene encoding short coiled-coil protein isoform X10, whose translation MMNADMDDLSARVDAVKEENLKLKSENQVLGQYIENLMSASSVFQTTDTKSKRK comes from the exons ATGATGAATGCTGACATGGATG aTCTCTCTGCAAGAGTAGATGCAGTTAAGGAAGAAAATCTGAAGCTTAAATCAGAAAACCAAGTTCTTGGACAGTATATAGAAAACCTCATGTCAGCTTCCAGTGTTTTTCAAACAACTGACACGAAAAGCAAAAGGAAGTAG
- the SCOC gene encoding short coiled-coil protein isoform X4: MGENSCKWEDARRLGKHSSRIWHPRPRSLLSKMMNADMDAVDAENQVELEEKTRLINQVLELQHTLEDLSARVDAVKEENLKLKSENQVLGQYIENLMSASSVFQTTDTKSKRK; encoded by the exons atgggggagaacAGCTGTAAGTGGGAAGATGCTAGAAGACTTGGAA AACATTCATCAAGGATTTGGCATCCACGGCCCAGAAGTTTGTTATCCAAGATGATGAATGCTGACATGGATG CAGTTGATGCCGAAAATCAGGTGGAACTGGAGGAAAAAACACGACTTATTAATCAAGTGTTGGAACTCCAACACACACTTGAAG aTCTCTCTGCAAGAGTAGATGCAGTTAAGGAAGAAAATCTGAAGCTTAAATCAGAAAACCAAGTTCTTGGACAGTATATAGAAAACCTCATGTCAGCTTCCAGTGTTTTTCAAACAACTGACACGAAAAGCAAAAGGAAGTAG
- the SCOC gene encoding short coiled-coil protein isoform X8, translating into MMNADMDAVDAENQVELEEKTRLINQVLELQHTLEDLSARVDAVKEENLKLKSENQVLGQYIENLMSASSVFQTTDTKSKRK; encoded by the exons ATGATGAATGCTGACATGGATG CAGTTGATGCCGAAAATCAGGTGGAACTGGAGGAAAAAACACGACTTATTAATCAAGTGTTGGAACTCCAACACACACTTGAAG aTCTCTCTGCAAGAGTAGATGCAGTTAAGGAAGAAAATCTGAAGCTTAAATCAGAAAACCAAGTTCTTGGACAGTATATAGAAAACCTCATGTCAGCTTCCAGTGTTTTTCAAACAACTGACACGAAAAGCAAAAGGAAGTAG
- the SCOC gene encoding short coiled-coil protein isoform X5 — protein sequence MSVLGVEHSSRIWHPRPRSLLSKMMNADMDAVDAENQVELEEKTRLINQVLELQHTLEDLSARVDAVKEENLKLKSENQVLGQYIENLMSASSVFQTTDTKSKRK from the exons ATGTCAGTTCTAGGAGTAG AACATTCATCAAGGATTTGGCATCCACGGCCCAGAAGTTTGTTATCCAAGATGATGAATGCTGACATGGATG CAGTTGATGCCGAAAATCAGGTGGAACTGGAGGAAAAAACACGACTTATTAATCAAGTGTTGGAACTCCAACACACACTTGAAG aTCTCTCTGCAAGAGTAGATGCAGTTAAGGAAGAAAATCTGAAGCTTAAATCAGAAAACCAAGTTCTTGGACAGTATATAGAAAACCTCATGTCAGCTTCCAGTGTTTTTCAAACAACTGACACGAAAAGCAAAAGGAAGTAG
- the SCOC gene encoding short coiled-coil protein isoform X9 produces MSVLGVEHSSRIWHPRPRSLLSKMMNADMDDLSARVDAVKEENLKLKSENQVLGQYIENLMSASSVFQTTDTKSKRK; encoded by the exons ATGTCAGTTCTAGGAGTAG AACATTCATCAAGGATTTGGCATCCACGGCCCAGAAGTTTGTTATCCAAGATGATGAATGCTGACATGGATG aTCTCTCTGCAAGAGTAGATGCAGTTAAGGAAGAAAATCTGAAGCTTAAATCAGAAAACCAAGTTCTTGGACAGTATATAGAAAACCTCATGTCAGCTTCCAGTGTTTTTCAAACAACTGACACGAAAAGCAAAAGGAAGTAG